In Salmo trutta chromosome 16, fSalTru1.1, whole genome shotgun sequence, a genomic segment contains:
- the LOC115149865 gene encoding methyltransferase-like protein 7A encodes MTYLMRNFLMNFCKLICLAITLPLQLMEFLGLYGMYKRLFPLLAYNITFSYNDKMHENKRNLFRDLCKFCNTDGTLRLLEIGCGSGANFKYYPYGCTVICTDPNPHFEKYLQMSMTASNHLTYESFVVASGEDLMAVQDESVDVVVCTLVLCSVNNVPQVLDEARRILRKGGALYFLEHVESDPSSWIYFFQHMLQPMWYYLGDGCVVTRATWRDLEAAGFSEIQLRHIEAPQVTFMIKPHILGYAIK; translated from the exons ATGACATATCTTATGAGGAACTTCTTGATGAACTTCTGCAAGCTAATTTGTTTGGCGATAACCTTACCTCTCCAACTAATGGAGTTTTTGGGCTTATATGGCATGTACAAGCGTTTGTTTCCGCTTCTTGCTTACAATATCACTTTTTCATACAACGACAAAATGCACGAAAACAAGAGGAACCTTTTCCGAGATTTGTGTAAATTCTGCAACACGGACGGTACACTTCGACTTCTGGAGATTGGCTGCGGTAGTGGGGCCAACTTCAAATACTACCCATACGGTTGCACGGTCATTTGCACAGACCCCAACCCTCACTTTGAGAAGTACCTGCAGATGAGTATGACAGCAAGCAACCACCTGACCTATGAAAGCTTTGTGGTTGCCTCAGGAGAGGACCTGATGGCAGTGCAAGATGAGTCAGTGGATGTTGTTGTCTGCACGCTTGTGCTGTGTTCTGTCAACAACGTGCCACAGGTACTGGATGAGGCAAGACGCATACTCCGAAAA GGTGGTGCTCTGTACTTTCTGGAGCATGTAGAGTCAGACCCCTCCTCTTGGATATACTTCTTCCAGCACATGCTCCAGCCGATGTGGTACTACCTGGGGGATGGCTGCGTGGTTACCAGGGCAACGTGGAGAGATCTGGAGGCTGCTGGGTTCTCAGAGATCCAGCTCCGACACATTGAGGCTCCGCAGGTCACTTTCATGATCAAACCGCACATCCTTGGATATGCCATCAAGTGA
- the LOC115150513 gene encoding cyclic AMP-dependent transcription factor ATF-1 isoform X5, which yields MTTVTVPNTQTIYQTSSGQYITIAPNGTIQLANPGSESLQGLQTLTMTNSGQQQGTTILHYAQTPDGQQLLVPSNQVVVQSAGGEMQTYQIRTAPTVQQTVVMTSPVGISEQKTGDPTMKREIRLAKNREAARECRRKKKEYVKCLENRVAVLENQNKTLIEELKTLKDLYRVKTG from the exons ATGACCACAGTGACAGTGCCCAACACCCAGACAATCTACCAGACCAGCAGCGGCCAGTACA TCACCATCGCCCCTAACGGCACCATTCAACTGGCCAACCCGGGGTCAGAGAGCCTTCAGGGCTTACAGACTCTCACCATGACCAACTCAGGCCAACAGCAGGGCACCACCATCCTACATTATGCCCAGACGCCCGATGGACAGCAGCTACTCGTGCCCAGCAATCAGGTGGTCGTACAGA GTGCAGGAGGAGAGATGCAGACGTACCAGATCCGCACGGCACCCACAGTGCAACAGACTGTCGTCATGACTTCCCCTGTAGGAATATCTGAGCAGAAGACGGGCGACCCCACCATGAAGAGAGAGATCCGACTCGCtaagaacag GGAAGCGGCCCGTGAGTGTCGCAGGAAGAAGAAGGAATACGTCAAGTGTCTGGAGAACCGTGTGGCCGTGCTGGAGAACCAGAACAAGACTCTCATTGAGGAACTCAAGACGTTAAAGGACCTGTACCGTGTCAAAACAGGATAA